One Brassica napus cultivar Da-Ae chromosome A5, Da-Ae, whole genome shotgun sequence DNA window includes the following coding sequences:
- the LOC125608640 gene encoding uncharacterized protein LOC125608640: MGCLKDILSDGSRIDIGILINATVEESWLHRRRSHRVVILNNVEDEIEKSRRNRVDEEDVSLRLNGKGQGKKVFSSKETWEFIREKHQLCHWYNAVWFKYSTPKFSFILWTALKGRLATGDRMRHWNGNPNVACVLCNESLETLEHLFFECEFSAQVWEVLMKDILMDKYTVRWEEMLGIMRDLTRDKMQIFLIKYMFQATVYMIWRERNRRRHGETGAPAALLIKILDKNMRNKLTLVLRKGDSQIGRGMQYWFMTR, encoded by the coding sequence ATGGGTTGCTTGAAGGATATTCTGAGTGATGGTAGTCGCATAGATATAGGTATTTTAATTAATGCGACAGTGGAGGAGAGTTGGTTGCATAGAAGAAGATCTCACCGTGTAGTAATTCTAAACAATGTGGAAGATGAGATAGAGAAGAGTAGAAGAAACAGAGTTGATGAAGAGGATGTTTCTTTACGGCTAAATGGGAAAGGACAAGGTAAGAAGGTCTTCTCATCAAAGGAAACTTGGGAGTTTATAAGAGAGAAACATCAACTATGCCATTGGTATAATGCAGTGTGGTTCAAGTACTCAACACCAAAGTTTTCTTTCATTCTTTGGACGGCGTTGAAGGGGAGGCTCGCAACGGGTGATCGAATGAGACATTGGAATGGGAATCCAAATGTTGCGTGTGTTCTATGCAATGAATCTCTGGAAACTCTTGAGCATCTCTTTTTTGAATGTGAGTTCTCTGCTCAGGTATGGGAAGTTCTGATGAAGGATATCTTGATGGATAAATACACGGTGAGATGGGAGGAAATGCTTGGAATTATGAGGGATTTGACAAGAGATAAGATGCAGATATTTCTCATTAAGTATATGTTCCAAGCAACAGTGTATATGATCTGGAGAGAACGTAACCGTAGAAGACATGGAGAGACAGGAGCCCCTGCAGCTCTCCTGATTAAGATTCTCGATAAAAACATGAGAAATAAACTCACATTGGTGCTGAGGAAGGGTGACAGCCAAATTGGGAGGGGGATGCAGTATTGGTTTATGACAAGATAG
- the LOC106445607 gene encoding protein ABCI7, chloroplastic, producing the protein MATATVLSRLSLIPNLSSKPKSFSNKRTTVSVRAQASFSDPFVLQLAESLEDSLSSSSPSLPLQRIRDSSAESILSTPWPSRRDEPFRFTDTSFIRYSQIEPVSTQQRNSEILDNLTETHFPNAVIIDGFVSNLTIGPSDLPDGVYFGSFSGLPDDLTNRVSEFIGDFDSGDLFWSINGMGAPDLTVIYVPAGCKVDNSIHLRYFSGQTGDRESKRLPVSNPRVFVLVEEGGEVGIVEEFVGRDEQGFYWTNPVLEVVVLKNAKVKHSYLQKESTAAAHIKWTFVRQEAESEYELVEVSTGGRLGRHNVHVQQLGPDTLTELTTFHMCVNEQTLDLHSRIVLDHPRGSSRQLHKCIVAHSSGQAVFDGNVRVNKYAQQTDAGQLTRSLLLKPRATVNIKPNLQIIADDVKCSHGAAISDLEEDQLFYFQARGIDLETARRALISSFGSEVIEKFPNREIRDQARNHVKSLL; encoded by the exons atggcGACTGCTACCGTTCTCAGCCGCTTGTCACTGATACCGAACCTATCTTCTAAACCAAAATCGTTTTCAAACAAAAGAACAACTGTTTCTGTCCGAGCACAAGCCTCTTTCTCCGACCCATTCGTACTTCAGTTAGCTGAATCTCTCGAagactctctctcttcttcttctccttcgttaCCTCTCCAGAGAATCCGAGACTCTTCCGCTGAGTCCATCTTATCTACTCCATGGCCATCCCGAAGAGACGAGCCTTTCCGATTCACCGACACATCCTTCATCCGATACTCCCAAATCGAACCGGTCTCGACCCAGCAACGTAACTCGGAGATTCTAGACAATCTGACGGAAACCCACTTCCCAAACGCTGTGATTATCGACGGGTTCGTCTCCAATTTGACGATTGGCCCATCGGATTTGCCTGATGGCGTTTACTTCGGGAGCTTCTCGGGTCTACCGGATGATCTCACGAACCGGGTTTCCGAATTCATCGGAGATTTCGATTCCGGTGATCTGTTCTGGTCGATTAACGGCATGGGAGCCCCGGATTTGACTGTGATTTACGTTCCGGCTGGATGTAAGGTGGATAATTCGATTCATCTGAGGTACTTTTCTGGTCAAACCGGTGACCGGGAATCGAAAAGGTTACCGGTATCGAATCCTAGGGTTTTTGTGCTGGTAGAGGAAGGAGGAGAGGTTGGTATAGTTGAAGAGTTTGTGGGTAGAGACGAACAAGGGTTTTATTGGACCAATCCTGTTTTGGAAGTTGTTGTCTTGAAGAATGCCAAGGTTAAGCATTCTTACTTGCAGAAAGAGTCTACGGCTGCTGCTCATATCAAGTGGACTTTCGTCCGACAG GAGGCAGAGAGTGAATATGAGCTTGTAGAAGTGAGTACCGGCGGGAGATTAGGGAGGCACAATGTTCATGTGCAGCAGCTCGGACCCGATACTCTCACGGAGTTAACAACGTTTCATATGTGTGTCAACGAGCAGACTCTTGATCTCCATAGCAGAATTGTCTTAGACCATCCTCGAGGCTCTTCCCGACAGCTCCACAAGTGCATTGTTGCTCACTCCTCTGGCCAAGCTGTGTTTGATGGCAATGTCCGAGTCAACAAGTATGCTCAACAGACAGACGCGGGACAACTAACAAGAAGCCTTCTTTTGAAACCTCGAGCCACCGTGAACATAAAACCGAACCTTCAGATCATTGCAGACGATGTCAAGTGCTCACACGGAGCTGCCATCAGCGATCTTGAAGAAGACCAGCTCTTCTATTTCCAAGCTCGTGGGATCGACTTGGAGACTGCAAGAAGAGCTCTCATTTCCTCTTTTGGTTCAGAGGTGATCGAGAAGTTTCCAAATCGGGAAATACGCGACCAAGCTAGGAATCACGTCAAGTCCTTGCTCTGA
- the LOC106445608 gene encoding LOW QUALITY PROTEIN: pre-mRNA-splicing factor ATP-dependent RNA helicase DEAH1 (The sequence of the model RefSeq protein was modified relative to this genomic sequence to represent the inferred CDS: inserted 1 base in 1 codon), with translation MASNDLKTWVSDKLMVLLGYSQITLVNYVIVKAKQSKSPAELVGVLMDNGFASSGDTRSFAEEIFARVPHQTAAVNLYQQREAEAAMLVRKQQTYALIDDDDDDEDEVVKEKKPSASESKKSSKGKKRFRKKSGQSDDSDEEVPVREDSRHVRRKVSEDEDDGSESEEERVRDQKEKEELEQHIRDRDTARTRKLTEQKLSKKEQEEALRRANALEEDDLNSLRKVSRQEYLRKREQKKLEELRDEIEDEQYLFADEKLTETELREFRYKKELYDLVKKRTQDEDNVEEYRIPDAYDDQEGGVDQEKRFAVAVQRYKDLDSREKMDPFAEQEAWEDHQIGKARLKFGSKNKKASDDYQFVFEDQINFIKESVMAGENYEDDMHPKEAQDAAEKTALEELQEVRKSLPIYGYREQLLQAVEEHQVLVIVGDTGSGKTTQIPQYLHEAGYTKRGKVGCTQPRRVAAMSVAARVAQEMGVKLGHEVGYSIRFEDCTSDKTVLKYMTDGMLLRELLGEPDLASYSVVIVDEAHERTLSTDILFGLVKDIARFRPDLKLLISSATMDAEKFSDYXDTAPIFSFPGRRYPVEINFTSAPEADYMDAAIVTVLTIHVREPLGDILVFLTGQEEIETAEEILKQRIRGLGTKIRELIICPIYANLPSELQAKIFEPTPEGARKVVLATNIAETSLTIDGIKYVVDPGFSKMKSYNPRTGMESLLITPISKASATQRAGRAGRTSAGKCYRLYTAFNYNNDLEENTVPEVQRTNLASVVLALKSLGIHDLINFDFMDPPPAEALVKALELLFALGALNKLGELTKAGRRMAEFPLDPMLSKMIVVSDKYKCSDEIISIAAMLSVGGSIFYRPKDKQVHADNARMNFHTGNVGDHIALLKVYSSWKETNYSTQWCYENYIQVRSMKRARDIRDQLEGLLERVEIEISSNMNELDSVRKSIVAGFFPHTAKLQKNGSYRTVKHPQTVHIHPNSGLSQVLPRWVVYHELVLTSKEYMRQVTELKPEWLIELAPHYYQRKDVEDDASKKMPKGAGKAAI, from the exons ATGGCGAGCAATGATTTGAAGACATGGGTTTCGGATAAGCTGATGGTGCTGCTTGGCTATTCTCAAATAACTCTTGTTAACTATGTCATTGTAAAGG CTAAACAATCGAAGTCACCAGCTGAACTTGTTGGAGTGTTGATGGATAACGGATTTGCTTCTTCTGGAGATACTCGTTCCTTTGCGGAAGAGATTTTTGCTAGAGTTCCTCATCAAACTGCTGCGGTGAAT CTTTACCAACAACGGGAAGCAGAGGCAGCAATGCTAGTGAGGAAGCAACAAACATATGCTCttatagatgatgatgatgatgatgaagacgaAGTGGTTAAGGAGAAAAAACCTTCAGCTTCTGAATCTAAGAAGTCATCTAAGGGCAAGAAAAGGTTTAGAAAGAAAAGTGGGCAGTCAGATGACAGTGATGAAGAG GTGCCTGTAAGAGAGGACAGTAGACACGTTCGAAGAAAGGTTtctgaagatgaggatgatggTTCTGAG TCAGAAGAGGAAAGAGTGCGTGACcaaaaggagaaagaagaactcgAGCAGCATATAAGAGATCGTGATACTGCACGGACACGAAAG CTAACGGAGCAAAAGTTGTCAAAGAAAGAGCAAG AGGAGGCTCTTCGAAGAGCGAACGCTTTGGAGGAGGATGATTTAAACTCTTTAAG GAAAGTTTCAAGACAAGAATATTTGAGGAAGAGGGAACAGAAGAAACTGGAAGAACTAAG GGATGAGATAGAAGATGAACAATATCTTTTCGCAGATGAAAAGCTCACAGAAACAGAGCTTCGTGAGTTTAG ATACAAGAAAGAGCTTTATGATCTGGTGAAGaaaagaacacaagatgaagaTAACGTAGAGGAG TATAGAATTCCAGATGCTTATGATGATCAAGAGGGGGGTGTTGATCAGGAGAAGAGATTTGCTGTTGCTGTGCAACGATACAA ggaTCTGGATTCAAGGGAGAAGATGGATCCATTTGCAGAGCAAGAAGCTTGGGAGGACCATCAGATTG GAAAAGCAAGACTAAAATTTGGCTCAAAGAACAAAAAAGCCTCAGACGATTATCA GTTTGTGTTCGAGGaccaaataaattttataaaggaATCTGTGATGGCTGGTGAAAAT TATGAAGATGATATGCATCCTAAAGAAGCTCAAGATGCGGCTGAAAAAACAGCTTTAGAAGAACTTCAG GAGGTCAGAAAAAGTCTGCCAATTTACGGGTATCGTGAGCAGTTGCTTCAGGCCGTGGAAGAGCATCAG gtTCTTGTCATTGTGGGAGACACTGGTTCAGGAAAGACAACACAAATACCACAATATCTCCATGAAGCTGGTTACACAAAGCGCGGAAAG GTTGGTTGTACACAGCCCCGAAGAGTTGCAGCTATGAGTGTTGCTGCCCGTGTTGCTCAAGAGATGGGTGTCAAACTTGGACATGAG GTTGGCTATTCCATTCGATTTGAGGATTGTACTTCAGATAAAACTGTTCTGAAGTATATGACTGATGGAATGCTTTTGCGTGAGCTGCTTGGGGAACCAGATCTGGCCAGCTACAG TGTCGTTATTGTAGACGAGGCGCACGAAAGAACCTTGTCAACCGATATACTGTTTGGATTAGTTAAG GATATAGCGCGGTTTCGACCAGATTTGAAGTTGTTGATATCTAGTGCAACAATGGATGCAGAAAAGTTTTCTGATT TTGATACAGCGCCGATTTTTAGTTTTCCAGGGAGAAGGTATCCAGTTGAAATTAACTTTACAAGTGCACCTGAAGCTGATTACATGGACGCAGCAATAGTTACTGTGCTTACTATCCATGTGAGGGAGCCGCTTGGAGATATATTGGTCTTCTTAACTGGTCAAGAGGAAATTGAAACCGCAGAAGAAATCTTGAAGCAAAGGATAAGAGGTTTGGGTACAAAGATCCGTGAATTAATCATATGCCCGATTTACGCAAACCTTCCAAGCGAACTCCAAGCGAAGATATTTGAGCCAACTCCAGAAGGTGCACGGAAAGTAGTCCTAGCGACAAACATTGCTGAAACATCATTGACGATTGATGGTATAAAGTATGTTGTTGATCCTGGATTTAGCAAGATGAAATCATATAACCCGAGAACAGGGATGGAGTCTTTGCTGATTACTCCTATCTCCAAGGCTTCAGCAACTCAACGTGCTGGTCGAGCTGGAAGAACAAGCGCAGGGAAGTGTTACCGTCTGTACACAGCGTTTAATTACAACAACGACTTGGAGGAAAACACGGTGCCAGAAGTACAGAGGACGAATCTTGCAAGTGTGGTACTTGCTTTAAAGAGTCTTGGAATTCATGATCTCATAAACTTTGATTTTATGGACCCTCCACCTGCTGAAGCACTTGTGAAGGCTTTAGAGCTTCTCTTCGCTCTAGGTGCTCTAAATAAGCTCGGTGAATTGACTAAAGCTGGTAGAAGGATGGCAGAGTTTCCCCTTGATCCGATGTTATCGAAGATGATTGTTGTTTCTGACAAGTACAAGTGCTCAGATGAGATAATATCAATTGCTGCTATGTTGTCAGTTGGAGGGTCTATCTTCTACCGTCCCAAGGACAAACAGGTTCACGCTGACAATGCAAGAATGAATTTTCACACTGGAAATGTCGGTGACCATATTGCTTTGCTAAAG GTTTACAGCTCATGGAAGGAAACAAACTACTCTACACAGTGGTGCTATGAGAACTACATTCAG GTACGGAGCATGAAAAGAGCCAGAGATATCCGTGACCAGTTGGAAGGACTTCTCGAGAGAGTGGAGATAGAAATCAGCTCAAACATGAACGAATTGGATTCAGTTAGAAAGTCCATTGTAGCTG GTTTCTTCCCGCACACTGCGAAGCTGCAGAAGAATGGATCATATCGAACTGTGAAGCATCCTCAGACAGTGCACATACATCCCAATTCAGGCTTATCTCAG GTGTTGCCAAGATGGGTTGTATATCATGAACTAGTGCTCACCTCCAAGGAATATATGCGACAG GTAACGGAGTTGAAACCAGAGTGGTTGATTGAGTTAGCTCCTCACTACTACCAGCGCAAGGACGTTGAAGATG atGCATCAAAGAAAATGCCCAAAGGAGCTGGTAAAGCTGCGATCTAA